In Camelina sativa cultivar DH55 chromosome 16, Cs, whole genome shotgun sequence, a single window of DNA contains:
- the LOC104749590 gene encoding probable xyloglucan galactosyltransferase GT12 has translation MKKQVPKLWVVILAAFVFCLFVLFQINKIDLIETNLKIITHQVNNFFISIAASHNQTLTRTINADERDGIRAKQPKEEEETDTCAGRYIYMHNLPSKFNDDIIKDCRPLIKWFDMCPFMVNSGLGPQVSESDNTTAKVLTVKTGSWYSTNQFLLAVIFRERMKHYECLTNDSSLASAVYVPFYAGFDVSRHLWGYNITVRDELGIKLAQWLREKPEWGNMHGRDHFFVTGRIAWDFRRGRDEDSDWGSNLMLLPEFANMTMLGIETTAWANEFAIPYPTYFHPKSFTQIWRWQRNVKRVKRKYLFSFVGGPRPNLGGSIRGKIIEQCLASHGKCNFLNCNVNDCDNPVKIMEVFENSVFCLQPSGDSYTRRSIFDSILAGCIPVFFTPGSGYNQYIWYFPKDYTKYSVYIPEKEMKNGTVSLKNVLGMIDKERITRMRNEVVKIIPKIIYTKPGLVGPEKIKDAFDIAVDKILDRVAMVKMMMEEGKDLQSEYSQVKDLNRLEVV, from the coding sequence atgaagaaacaagtTCCAAAGCTTTGGGTTGTCATCTTAGCTGCGTTTGTGTTCTGTCTTTTCGTTCTGtttcaaatcaataaaatagatttgatcgaaacaaatctcaaaatcatCACTCATCAAGTAAACAACTTCTTCATCTCTATCGCTGCTTCACATAATCAAACTCTAACTCGCACCATAAATGCGGATGAGAGAGATGGAATCAGAGCAAAACAgcctaaggaagaagaagaaacagatacTTGCGCCGGAAGGTACATTTATATGCACAATCTTCCAAGCAAATTCAACGACGACATTATCAAAGACTGTCGTCCACTCATCAAATGGTTCGATATGTGTCCATTCATGGTCAATTCCGGGCTCGGTCCACAGGTTTCGGAGTCCGATAACACCACAGCAAAAGTCTTAACCGTGAAAACCGGTTCTTGGTACTCAACGAACCAATTCTTGCTCGCGGTTATCTTCCGAGAGAGGATGAAACACTACGAGTGTTTGACCAACGACTCGTCTCTAGCCTCAGCGGTCTACGTCCCCTTCTACGCGGGGTTCGACGTGAGCCGTCATCTCTGGGGGTACAACATAACGGTGAGAGACGAATTAGGGATAAAGCTGGCTCAATGGCTAAGAGAGAAGCCCGAATGGGGAAATATGCACGGTCGAGATCACTTCTTTGTAACCGGACGGATAGCTTGGGATTTCAGGAGGGGTCGCGATGAAGATTCAGATTGGGGAAGCAATCTGATGCTGTTACCAGAATTCGCAAACATGACAATGTTAGGTATAGAAACAACTGCTTGGGCTAACGAGTTTGCGATTCCTTATCCGACTTATTTCCATCCAAAGAGCTTCACCcagatttggagatggcagagGAACGTGAAGAGGGTGAAgaggaaatatttgttttcgtTTGTTGGAGGTCCAAGGCCTAATTTGGGTGGATCTATAAGAGGGAAGATCATAGAGCAGTGCCTTGCATCTCACGGTAAATGCAATTTTCTTAACTGTAATGTTAATGACTGCGATAATCCGGTTAAGATTATGGAGGTGTTTGAAAATTCGGTTTTCTGTTTACAACCTTCGGGAGATTCGTATACTCGGAGATCGATTTTTGATTCGATTTTGGCTGGTTGTATACCGGTTTTCTTTACCCCTGGTTCGGGTTATAACCAATATATTTGGTATTTCCCTAAGGATTATACCAAATACTCGGTTTACATACCggagaaagaaatgaaaaatggAACGGTTAGTCTCAAAAACGTCTTGGGTATGATTGATAAGGAGCGCATTACGAGGATGAGAAACGAGGTTGTGAAGATTATACCCAAGATAATATACACTAAACCGGGATTGGTTGGACCGGAGAAGATCAAAGATGCTTTTGACATTGCAGTGGATAAGATTCTTGATAGGGTAGCAATGGTTAAGATGATGATGGAAGAAGGGAAAGATCTTCAGAGTGAGTATTCACAAGTAAAGGATTTGAACAGACTCGAGGttgtatga
- the LOC104753305 gene encoding probable xyloglucan galactosyltransferase GT13: MEKFNPKMKKVVKKRAPKLLIEILPTPLFSMLLLLHINQIATILFLSDKYNPNITVNDKQGGTDTCTGRYVYIHSLPSRFNDDLIKNCEAYIELRNKCKYLVNSGFGPRILEDDHNHTTRVLTIETDSWYSTNQFMLEVIFREKMRHYECLTNDSSLSSAVFVPFYAGFDVRRFWGYNVKLRDELAEDLARWLRERPEWRKMDGRDHFFVTGRVGRDFRRVSDQDSDWGNKLMRLPEFENITMLSIETNSWSNEFAVPYPTYFHPKSRTEVKRWQRQVKMTRRRHLFSFAGANRPELKESIRGEIIRQCLASQGRCKFLDCDTSSKDCSDPLKVMEVFQDSVFCLQPPGDTPTRRSTFDSILAGCIPVLFSPDSVYNQYKWYFPKDHTKYSVYISEKDVKNGKVSIDNLLAGIGEERILKMRSEVEKIIPKIIYTKSGEVGPEKIEDAFEITVARVLKRVQDAMDLTTT; this comes from the coding sequence ATGGAAAAATTCaatccaaaaatgaaaaaggtTGTGAAGAAACGAGCTCCAAAGCTTTTGATAGAAATCTTACCTACACCTTTGTTCTCTATGCTCCTTTTGCTTCACATCAATCAAATCGCAACCATTCTCTTTCTTTCCGACAAATATAACCCAAATATCACTGTGAATGATAAACAAGGAGGAACAGACACTTGCACCGGAAGGTATGTGTATATCCACAGTCTTCCCAGCAGATTCAACGACGATCTGATCAAGAACTGTGAAGCATACATCGAATTACGCAATAAGTGTAAGTACCTTGTTAACTCTGGTTTTGGTCCACGGATCTTGGAGGACGATCATAACCATACCACTCGAGTTTTAACCATCGAAACTGATTCTTGGTACTCAACGAACCAATTCATGCTCGAGGTTATCTTCCGAGAGAAAATGAGACACTACGAGTGTTTGACCAATGATTCTTCCCTCTCTTCTGCTGTTTTCGTCCCGTTCTATGCTGGATTCGATGTGAGACGCTTTTGGGGATATAACGTGAAGCTCAGAGACGAACTTGCTGAAGATCTGGCTCGATGGCTTAGGGAGAGACCAGAGTGGAGAAAAATGGACGGAAGAGATCACTTCTTTGTCACGGGACGTGTTGGTAGGGATTTTAGAAGGGTTTCTGATCAAGATTCAGACTGGGGAAACAAACTGATGCGATTGCCTGAATTCGAGAACATAACGATGTTATCCATTGAGACAAATTCTTGGAGCAACGAGTTTGCGGTCCCTTATCCAACTTACTTCCATCCAAAGAGCCGAACCGAGGTTAAGAGATGGCAAAGGCAAGTGAAGATGACAAGAAGACGACACCTTTTCTCCTTTGCAGGAGCTAATCGGCCTGAATTGAAGGAATCTATAAGAGGAGAGATTATAAGACAGTGCCTTGCGTCACAAGGAAGATGCAAATTTCTTGATTGTGATACATCGAGTAAAGACTGTAGTGATCCGCTCAAGGTAATGGAGGTGTTTCAGGATTCGGTGTTCTGCTTACAACCACCAGGAGATACGCCTACTCGGAGATCGACATTTGATTCGATTTTAGCGGGTTGTATACCGGTTCTCTTTAGCCCGGATTCGGTTTATAACCAGTACAAGTGGTATTTTCCAAAGGACCATACAAAGTATTCGGTTTACATTTCGGAGAAAGATGTGAAAAATGGGAAGGTTAGTATTGATAATTTGTTGGCTGGTATTGGTGAAGAGAGGATTTTGAAGATGAGGAGTGAGGTTGAGAAGATTATACCAAAGATAATCTATACAAAATCGGGGGAGGTTGGACCGGAAAAGATTGAAGATGCGTTTGAAATTACAGTGGCTAGGGTTCTTAAGAGAGTTCAAGATGCCATGGATCTGACAACTACATAA
- the LOC104749591 gene encoding 26S proteasome non-ATPase regulatory subunit 1 homolog A, with the protein MATPMVSSAGGLLAMLNEPHPALKLHALSYLNNLVDQFWPEISTSVPIIESLYEDEEFDQHQRQLAALLVSKVFYYLGELNDSLSYALGAGPLFDVSEDSDYVHTLLAKAIDEYASLRSKAVESNEMVDIDPRLEAIVERMLGKCISDGKYQQAMGIAIECRRLDKLEEAITKSDNVQGTLSYCINVSHSFVNRREYRHEVLSLLVKVYQKLPSPDYLSICQCLMFLDEPQGVAIILEKLLRSASKDDALLALQIAFDLVENEHQAFLLSVRDGLPAPKTRPVEATQTVETTTAPYENPSGDVQMADETPAQTIVHETDPVDATYAERLTKIKGILSGETSIQLTLQFLYSHNKSDLLILKTIKQSVEMRNSVCHSATIYANAIMHAGTTVDTFLRENLDWLSRATNWAKFSATAGLGVIHRGHLQQGRSLMAPYLPQGGAGGGGSPYSEGGALYALGLIHANHGEGIKQFLRDSLRSTNVEVIQHGACLGLGLSALGTADEEIYDDVKSVLYTDSAVAGEAAGISMGLLLVGTATEKASEMLAYAHETQHEKIIRGLALGIALTVYGREEGADTLIEQMTRDQDPIIRYGGMYALALAYSGTANNKAIRQLLHFAVSDVSDDVRRTAVLALGFVLYSDPEQTPRIVSLLSESYNPHVRYGAALAVGISCAGTGLSEAISLLEPLTSDVVDFVRQGALIAMAMVMVQISEASDSRAGAFRRQLEKIILDKHEDTMSKMGAILASGILDAGGRNVTIRLLSKTKHDKVTAVIGLAVFSQFWYWYPLIYFISLAFSPTAFIGLNYDLKVPKFEFMSHAKPSLFEYPKPTTVPTANTAVKLPTAVLSTSVKAKARAKKDAEQKAIAEKTSGAEKSVSESGSGKGKASTEKEGDSMQVDSTATVEKKAAEPEPAFEILVNPARVVPAQEKYIKLLEDSRYVPVKLAPSGFVLLKDLRQHEPEVLSLTDAPTSTASPATGAAAAAQGTTASAMAVDDEPQPPQAFDYAS; encoded by the exons ATGGCGACACCCATGGTTAGTTCAGCTGGAGGGTTACTAGCAATGCTCAACGAGCCTCATCCTGCTTTGAAGCTTCATGCCCTCTCTTATCTCAACAATTTGGTTGACCAATTCTGGCCCGAGATCTCCACTAGTGTTCCCATCAT tGAGAGTTTatatgaagatgaagaatttgATCAGCATCAAAGACAGCTTGCTGCGTTGCTGGTCTCTAAG GTTTTCTATTACTTGGGCGAGCTTAATGATTCGTTGTCCTATGCCCTTGGAGCTGGGCCCTTATTTGATGTTTCGGAGGATTCTGATTATGTTCATACGCTTCTAG CCAAAGCAATAGATGAATATGCCAGTCTCAGATCAAAGGCAGTTGAGTCGAATGAGATGGTGGACATTGATCCCAGGCTAGAGGCGATTGTCGAAAGAATGCTTGGAAA ATGCATCAGTGATGGGAAGTATCAACAAGCCATGGGCATTGCGATTGAATGTCGGAGATTGGATAAGTTGGAAGAAGCTATCACTAAGAGTGATAATGTTCAGGGAACTTTATCATACTGCATCAATGTTTCTCATTCCTTTGTTAACCGCAGAGAGTATAGACATGAG GTGCTTAGTTTACTTGTTAAAGTCTACCAGAAGCTGCCTTCTCCTGATTATTTGAGCATTTGTCAATGCCTCATGTTTTTGGATGAACCACAAGGTGTTGCAATCATATTGGAGAAGCTTCTTCGTTCGGCGAGCAAGGATGATGCTTTATTGGCATTGCAAATTGCGTTTGATCTTGTAGAGAACGAGCACCAGGCCTTTCTCTTGAGTGTTAGAGATGGCCTTCCTGCTCCCAAAACACGTCCTGTAGAAGCAACTCAGACTGTTGAAACTACTACTGCCCCATATGAGAATCCTTCGGGGGATGTTCAGATGGCGGATGAAACTCCAGCTCAGACAATTGTGCACGAGACAGATCCAGTTGATGCTACATATGCTGAGAGATTAACAAAGATCAAGGGAATTTTATCCGGAGAGACATCTATTCAGCTGACACTTCAGTTTCTTTACAGCCACAACAA ATCGGACCTGCTGATACTGAAGACAATTAAACAGTCTGTAGAGATGCGAAACAGTGTATGCCACAGTGCTACAATATATGCTAATGCCATTATGCATGCTGGAACTACAGTGGACACTTTCCTTAGAGAGAATttg GATTGGCTAAGCAGGGCAACCAATTGGGCTAAATTTAGTGCTACAGCGGGATTAGGTGTTATTCACAGAGGTCACTTGCAACAGGGTAGGTCATTGATGGCTCCATACTTGCCTCAGGGAGGAgcaggtggtggtggtagtCCTTATTCCGAAGGAGGTGCCTTATATGCTCTGGGCCTTATTCATGCTAATCATGGTGAAGGAATCAAGCAATTTCTACGTGATAGCCTACGCAGCACCAATGTTGAG GTCATTCAACATGGAGCTTGCTTAGGTCTTGGTTTGTCAGCTCTCGGGACAGCTGATGAAGAGATATATGATGATGTCAAAAGCGTGCTTTATACTGACAGTGCAGTTGCTGGTGAAGCTGCTGGCATCAGCAtgggtttattattggttggaaCTGCCACTGAAAAGGCAAGTGAGATGCTCGCTTATGCTCATGAGACACAGCATGAGAAGATAATCAG GGGATTGGCTCTAGGAATAGCTCTTACGGTATacggaagagaagaaggagcaGATACCTTAATTGAGCAGATGACTAGAGATCAGGATCCTATCATTCGTTACGGTGGGATGTATGCATTGGCATTGGCTTACAGTGGAACTGCAAACAACAAGGCAATTCGACAATTGCTGCACTTTGCTGTATCTGATGTCAGTGATGATGTTAGGAGAACCGCTGTTCTGGCACTTGGATTTGTCTTGTACTCTGATCCAGAGCAG ACTCCCCGTATTGTATCTCTGCTTTCTGAGTCGTACAATCCACATGTTCGCTATGGTGCGGCTCTTGCAGTGGGTATTTCTTGTGCAGGCACTGGCCTCAGCGAAGCCATATCCTTGTTGGAGCCACTTACATCAGATGTTGTTGACTTTGTTCGTCAAGGTGCTTTGATTGCAATGGCCATGGTGATGGTTCAAATTAGTGAAGCAAGCGATTCTCGTGCTGGAGCATTTAG gCGCCAACTTGAGAAGATCATACTCGACAAGCACGAAGATACAATGAGCAAGATGGGAGCGATTTTGGCCTCTGGTATCCTCGATGCTGGTGGTAGGAACGTTACTATAAGACTGCTCTCTAAGACCAAACATGACAAAGTCACTGCTGTTATTGGCCTTGCGGTCTTCAGCCAGTTTTGGTACTGGTACCCACTGATCTATTTCATTAGTTTGGCCTTCTCACCAACCGCTTTCATTGGTTTGAACTACGACCTTAAAGTCCCAAAGTTTGAGTTCATGTCACATGCAAAACCATCTTTGTTTGAGTACCCAAAACCTACCACGGTTCCTACAGCCAATACCGCCGTCAAACTCCCAACTGCTGTTCTCTCAACCTCAGTTAAAGCCAAAGCTAGGGCTAAGAAAGACGCAGAGCAGAAAGCTATTGCTGAAAAAACATCCGGTGCCGAAAAGTCCGTCAGTGAAAGTGGATCTGGAAAAGGAAAAGCATCAACTGAGAAGGAAGGAGACTCTATGCAG GTCGATAGCACAGCAACAGTCGAGAAGAAAGCTGCTGAGCCAGAGCCAGCGTTTGAGATTTTAGTGAACCCAGCTCGAGTAGTCCCAGCTCAAGAGAAATACATAAAGTTACTTGAAGACAGCAGATACGTACCAGTGAAGCTAGCGCCATCAGGTTTCGTTCTTCTCAAAGATTTGCGTCAACACGAGCCAGAGGTTCTCTCCCTGACCGATGCACCAACTTCAACAGCTTCTCCTGCAACCGGTGCAGCAGCTGCTGCACAAGGAACCACAGCCTCGGCTATGGCCGTAGATGACGAGCCACAACCTCCACAAGCCTTTGATTACGCTTCATAA
- the LOC104749592 gene encoding cytochrome b5: protein MGDEAKIFTLSQVSEHNQPQDCWLVINGKVYNVTKFLEDHPGGDDVLLSSTGKDATDDFEDVGHSESAREMMEQYYVGEIDKTTIPKKVKYTPPKQPHYNQDKTSEFIIKILQFLVPLAILGLAVGIRIYTKSG from the exons atgggAGACGAAGCAAAGATCTTCACACTTTCACAAGTTTCAGAGCATAATCAACCTCAGGACTGTTGGCTTGTCATCAATGGAAag GTGTACAATGTGACCAAATTCCTTGAAGACCATCCCGGTGGGGATGATGTTCTCTTGTCTTCAACAG GTAAGGATGCAACGGATGATTTTGAGGACGTGGGTCACAGCGAAAGCGCAAGAGAGATGATGGAGCAGTACTACGTAGGCGAGATTGATAAGACAACAATCCCAAAGAAAGTCAAATACACACCTCCTAAACAGCCTCACTACAATCAAGACAAGACCTCTGAGTTCATTATCAAGATCCTCCAGTTCCTCGTACCCCTTGCCATTCTCGGTTTAGCAGTCGGGATTCGCATATACACCAAATCAGGGTAG